Part of the Polaribacter sp. Hel1_33_78 genome is shown below.
AATCAAAACAGAAGTATCTTTATTTCCATGAATTATTAAATACGGAATCTCTAAGTTTTCAGTCGCTTTTTTAATATCTAATCGTTCTTTATTTTGGATGAAGTTTTCGTAAAACTGATAAAAGTGAGGCATATTTTGCTTTGTTCTTCCGTTTACAACATATTTAACACCTTCCTTTTTCCACTCCTTTAAATCTCCAATTGTTGCTGTTCTTTTCTCAAAATCACAAACACTAGCCAATGTGATTACCTGTTTTACGCGAGCATCTTCTTTCGATTTTAAAATCACAATTCCGCCACCTCTACTATGACCAATTAAAGAAATATCTTCTTTTTTTGCTTCATTTCTAAAATCAGTATTATTGGAAATCCAATTAATTACAGATTCTAAATCGTCTAGTTCTTTTGTGTAATTATTATTACCAAAAGCTTCTAAATCCGGAAAATCTATCGGTTGTTCAGCAGTTCCTCCATTATGTGAAAAATTAAACTTCACAAAAAAGAATCCTGCTTTCGCAAAAACTTCTGCCATTAAGTGCCAGGCTCCCCAATCTTTAAAACCCTTGTAACCATGACAAAAAATAATGATTGGTTT
Proteins encoded:
- a CDS encoding S9 family peptidase; this encodes MKNIKNLKIQGNHNKPILIDVFFKETKQPKPIIIFCHGYKGFKDWGAWHLMAEVFAKAGFFFVKFNFSHNGGTAEQPIDFPDLEAFGNNNYTKELDDLESVINWISNNTDFRNEAKKEDISLIGHSRGGGIVILKSKEDARVKQVITLASVCDFEKRTATIGDLKEWKKEGVKYVVNGRTKQNMPHFYQFYENFIQNKERLDIKKATENLEIPYLIIHGNKDTSVLIEEAKNLKKWNPSSEFRIIDNANHVFNVFHPWKENSLSEELKSTTQICIDFLK